DNA sequence from the Plodia interpunctella isolate USDA-ARS_2022_Savannah chromosome 12, ilPloInte3.2, whole genome shotgun sequence genome:
cacaaaggagttataatttacaagatattcaaacataatgagtgcaaaggcggacttatcgcttatgcaatttcttccagccaaacTGTGGATGGAAATTTGGATGATTTTAgttcctaatatttttttgtattaacattattgtaccaaaaataagtacataaattaaaattaatacaagaaagatacagaTACTCATGtcatatagatattttacagTCAACAGGCTATCAGGTATAGGCTGTAAACTTTTTGTAACTAGATAATTAtgcgtaacaaaaaaatacctgtctaggatatttgaattattttatccaatacataaaatattacacttaTAATTGTTCTATCTCAGTCTATTTGCATATGTTGATCTCAGAAAACTTATTCAAATGATATCTTCATACAAATTCCGCCAATCaaaaattgaaagaaataatCAACAACCTTTTAACTGTGAGCATCGTAGTTTGTACGCAATAATTGAATACAAGGGAACAGGGAGCCGAGAGGTTCGTTATAAGCAacaattttactttgtttaaaaaaagttttcatttcaaaccGACCAACTCCATTAACAGTTGTGGGCAGAAAGTTTCCATTTGTGCCGAGCAACTTTTTCCTGACTGTACTATTACTGATTTGTTTGAATTAAACATTCTTCAAATGCCTTTGTCGATTGGACTTTGGTAAAGGCGTCGCGGTTctgtttgtaaatatattttttttatttattactagcgatctggcttcgcacggggtcttttatctatttataaactCTTCAGGAATAGATTCTCTAAATAACACTTAAAACTAACTACTCTTTTAAATAAGGCAACGGATTATGGTACAGCCAAAATCCATTGCgttatttaaaagaagaaagcttagacaCAGACGGAGGTGTAGGGTGACATTGTTTTGTACTATGTctatgtagtgatttttttcttctttctcttTTCCCTTTgccaaattaattaagttttttaattatatccttaaaattgaattttttagGGACTGGGCGGGTCACGTCTACCGCATGCAACCGCAGAGATGGACATACAGATTGACCTCATGGATTCCAACTGACGGATAAAGGAAAAGAGAAAGGCCTAGGACGAGATGGTCGGATGACATCAAAAAATTTGACTAATAATGGAAAGAGAACACAAAGGATAGGAATGCGTGGAGGAAGTTAGAGGAGGCTTTTGCCCTGCAGTGGGACTCAAAcagctaattaaaatttagttcCTTAAAAATCTTTCAAGACGTCTCACCAACGGTttgaaaagtttatataatgatttattgttattgatttGATATGTCGATCAATGTTTCCCAATTCCAAACAAgtatattattcaattttttttataagctgTTGCGTAAATCACAACATAATTGTGTACCTCAAATATAAGgatatttacaaaactatTATTCGAAATAAAACTGTTAATTCGTTTAATTCGTCGAACAATAGAACACAAGCACTAACTACGTAGTTGCCGGCTTAAAATCCGAACGTTtctaataacaaaatgtaactCAATCTGAGTGTACCCAGTCTGAGCTACTCAATCAACTGAGTGAACTATTGGAAACTTTAATCTGGCCCACACTGTTACTGAGGAAAATGAATTTTTCCCTTGAAAttgttagtttaattttaaaattgagcGTTCTAATCAATAGACGGGGTGTTTCACACTGTGAGCAAAATTGTTTAAGCTGAAAAACTTACTAAAAAGcacgattaaaaatatttgatacctacttttttatataaaaataaaaaaagcagtGTCTCTTCGTGCTTACGTCTTGTGCTTATTGACTGCTATAgtggatttttaattattcaatttactaaatttaattctttctttttattagtaagcctttatttatttcgaccGTGACCTGGgtttaatttactttgggataaaaatttcaattattatatgccaaaacaaaaaaaacatcactTAGGTACTTTTATGTGAACATTTGTAAAAAGTGTACTCTTATTGTTGAGATTTTCGTATCCGTTACAGTGGCGAAATCTACTAATCTAATCTAATCCACTGTATCTGTATCTTTGCCACTTCGTATCTAAATATACAAGTGTATTGATGAATATTATTTCGACATAATaccgaaatgaaaataataaacttataataaagcGTGTGTGGGAAGAACAACTGCACTTCACTGGTAACGAATGTATTGTTACCCTAGGAGCTAAAATAAGAGAACTCCAATAGCTCTCCGTTGGAGCAGAGAAATTGCTCTGATGAACGAGCAATGCGGTTCTAATAGCAAAGAGCTTTTCCTTTTTACTCCTCTATTCCCGTGCggttattagaaaaatatagatagattgTGCGCAATAATACTTAATCTCAATTCTATTcgattcaaattaattacagcTTACTATAAAACATTGCTAACTAGAGGTCCGGCTTCGATTAAGAgtgtacctaataataaattatatatctaccTTAGGCATATaacttccttaggaatcacactatctaatgCTGGACTGCCACCGTACTAAAATGCGTCCAGTAgttattgagtttatcgcgttcatacaggtAGACGAACTACAGGTgacttatttttacaatacataAGGCTGTTTCCAATATGGGTCGCTAAGTCAGCTAGGGGTAAGTTTGCAATGCATTTGATTAGTTGTGCCGTTGACTATACgttcaacagcacatcaaactaCCCAAATTCGGTACCTTTATTACAACAGCACAGAGGTCATTTAGGTAGGTAACTTGTCATGCTCATGACTATACCTTGgaaattcgaaattcaaataaaattgtaaatgcctacttttatttataaatgtatacatGAAGTAATTAGCGCTCGTTCTataatcttattaaaatatacattaaacatactcaatattatatattcctCCTGGACTGAAATACCTGTACGCACACACATACGAGCCACATGTACAAAGTATATTAATCGGATTGTCGGCGAATCCAATCAGGATTTTTATTAACCGTCATTATTATTGATTGCACCGATGCAGCGCGCGAAACGCACAGAGTTTGCCTTTTACTGCACCATTTTATACACTTTTTAAGCCgttgtttgttattaattgAAAGCTTTTTGTTTGGGAATAAAAAGTTTACTGGATATTTTaggtttgtaattttatgcaGCGAAGAAAAAGACTTTCTGTTCCTTAATACGAATAGACCAAAATTTCTATCTCTAAATGAGTTTCCTTCGGATGATTTCTTCGTCTTTACGAATAGTTTGTAGCAGTGATAAATATTATCCAATTTAGAATCTGACGTGAAAAAAATCCTGTGAATgtcttatttctgaataaattattgcattgttatttagaaaaataaaatttaagaccacgtactaattcaacgacaatgactgtaataatatttaatgacagAGACCTATATATATTAGAGGTATATAATTCACGTCGACTGTCAGTCTCCCTACATTTTCGCGTCAAATACGAAACCGTGACATTTTCCTGTAAGGAACCAAGTGATAAATTGTTTGAGGTTACTTCGGGAATACACTCTGGTGGTAGTTGGAAAAATATTCCGGAGAATTGATGATATTAGGATTTTATAGTACTACTGAATACTTTATTTGCGTGTTGATGGCAAATCTACGACGGTCTATTTGAgtgctaaatatattcatgCAAGAACCGAACCACTTCGATGGTTTCAGAAGCTGCCATCTACTCAGCCCTTGTACATGTTTGGATACTCGGTACAGGCAAGAACATGAGCCATCGACTGTGGAAGACAATCGCACATGTTATAAGATTGAATACTTACTAACTTATTTGTCCAAGACTAACaaacggattttcatattaaaatgtcaataaaaatcataccaagctaatttaaatcttaatattaCACTTATACAAATGCACAATATTACTAAATACTTATACAATTGCACAACCCGGTGCATATTACCTCATTAAAACTATAGGTATGCTTGCAAAGGCGTAGTAAAAACGGTATCAATATAAACGaattcaatgaaaattacatttcagtATTTTCAATAGTAACTTTAGTAAACACACTCAattcctaatcctaactaatattataaatgcgaagttagtttgtttgttacctcttcacgattTATTTGCTGAGTttacttcttgaaatttttcatacacgTAGTATGAagtacagaaaaatatataggatattttcatcccggaaaaataaacgttcccgtgggaaatcgaCGCGGGCGAAACCACTGTCTAAAGCttatagttattaataaaaatacacacaagTTATACAAAGTGCTACTTTGGATTTTGTGCTTAcacttgaaatgaaaaataaatacattgttatcaatacattaataaaaatattgttgtttatatgtaataaaatataaatattgttgttaatatcgtaacatttatgtatgtttacaaTAGATCCTATTTTGTAAAACCGACGATACGCccctgtataataatatttaatctgCGGTTACATCGCCCATAAGCGGCATATCATTTCATACAAATCGCATCATATCGGATAACAGCTAGGTGACAGGATAGGGGGGAGCTTTTGATAAACAACATGTTCGATATATTTTGCACTGGCTTACCTGTCTTCTAAGTAAGCAAATAACACAGAATTCTGAAATACACAACTCTCTAGTACAACTttctaatacaataaatatatatatcgattttTTGAGGATATAGGTTCGTATTAAGAAGTAAAGCATTTATGGTGAAAAAATAATGGGAGGAAAACCAGAATTAGAGCCTCTCTCTTAAATTAGATGTTGAGAGGCCTAAAGACCGAGTATAGGCCCGATCACAATTGCTTCATCGTGCTCCGTTGTATCGACGCGGCGCGTTCactccgttgttttccataagttttattttctactagcTTTCgtccgcggcttcacccgcgtaatttcccacgggagcagttatttttccgggatgaaaggtaacctatgtccttctccgtacttcaaactatatgtatgcaaaatttcgaaatattggttgagtagatagagcgtgaaaagGAATAAGCTtacatttgcatttataatattagttaggattgacGTGCATCGACGCACCATTCAAATCTGCGTGTTGATAAATTTAACGGAGTTATGAGGCCGCCCTCTAACGTGAAACGAAATAAATCGTCATAAGCCATTTAGATTTCGTATTGTATTAATTCGTGATTGAGCGACAAACATTCATACACACTCAATAgacattcaaataattttctactAAGCACAAAATACAAACTATTTCGGAGTTTGATTCGGTTGAATTCCTTATTTGTTGAACAAATTTTGGAAACATTTTTCGAATGTTAAAACTAGGTCCGGGTAGAacctaaacaaatatatatccGAATAATAGATTATTTCCGCGTGTCAACAATttgacaactaaggatgcctATAGGATATATATAGGATTGGGCTGGGCATGTTTGCTGAGAGATGGGCCTCACCTGGCTGCCCTATAGGTGCCAGTAGGCGCAGAGGGAGACCTCAAAAGTGATAGCAGGATGATATTGATCTATTCAGAAACTCACACAGACctatttatagttaatatttgcataataaacaattttaagtgtattaaatatgtaacaaatcatattatgtaatattactgGTAAATCAACacaattatacaattaatGTTGTATgcataacattattattggaTCTGGCAACTGTTTGGAGTGCAAACTTCAGCTGTATTGACATAGTTGCCGGAAGGCCCGTATAATATTCCTGACATATTTACTGGTACACGTCATGGATTATCAAGATAAGTACATGTAGATTAATATACTGTTATATATTATGGCTAGAGCATAGATGTTCATAGCTCGGCGATTTAAGCAGCGAAGAGCGAAACGGtgatttgatataatttgtaattattatttacgtatataaatatgatatggATTACAATATcaaaagaaatacaataattttaaatatgcttTTACTGTCTTTCTATGCTATAATAGTACGGAATCAACCTAACCTGTAACCTATAAttacactgcctctctcaccccTTAAACCGGAGCTACTTGtaactaatttcaaaatgtgTGTGTGGAATGAAATTCAAGAAACGATACAAAAAGGAAGAGGGAATGTCCATATGCACATGGGCACAAAGGTGGTAACAAAATTTCTTCCAGTTTCATCCATTATTTCGAGACTTATAGACTCATAGAGTGCCGAAATTTTCAGAGTTAGTAAATACGCATTTAGTAACTCTCATCAATAACAAGCGACTCAATCAAATAATCCCTAGGTAGTAAGGAGCCACAAAATCAGAGCTATCATTTATCATTTAGTTAATTACGTCTAACATCTCAGCGCGTTCAAGTAATTAGTCGTcgccaaaaaaaaatcatggaTGATTTGGACGAGTGATTGCTGGATTTTCTCCTGAGAGGCTACTCTTTGATAAATTAACCTTTTCAGGGTTCAAGGCTTTCTCAACACGCCTCTTTGTTGGTTTGGATGGCTGAATTTCAGATTCATCGTTCGTTTGGCGTTTGGCCTGTTGAATTTTGACccacatttaaaattcttcacaAACAGGCTTGCTTTATCACagactaattataatttgggACGAAGGAATTATATTTtcggatatttttatttaaaaaaaacaggtgGTAATTCTTTGGTATACCGCCATTTTTTGTTTGccaatttgtaaaaattatgcAAAGTTCTACAGTTTGGATTGAGTGCTCAcacttgaaataaaacaggAATGTGAGAGTGTGAGTTCAAAAtagaatgtttaaaaaattcgTAACGATTTTTTGATTGCCTTATTATGGCTctgaaataatgtatttaaacgGCGCtgctttaatattatttgttagtttttcaacccaattatttcattatgtgttataaaaaaatgtattagcaaatatatttttcttttaaaataaattatttcaacacTTTTACCTTGAATTCTTCGTGTATCtgttaagtaattattataattaaagcgCTATCAGTGCTCACTGAGGTAAGCAAACCAATTACGAAATAATTAGCGTTTTAATTGGTATTCAGAATTACTATGTACGAATCTAACAggtttttgtttacatataatataatcctgaaataatatttcacaatatttatttcgatatgTCTAAAAAGACTAAGTACTTTATAAGTGCCGCGGaagttttttgaaattataaaataagattacAATTACTGTCAAACATAGATAAATTTttacgacaaaaaaaaaattgtttcaatgGAATTACACACTACAGTACTGGCCGCTACATTTTTGTACTATTTGAGAAAGATAAAAATCTTTGACAAATATTCTTAATATTGTTTGTGCACAATTGCGTCTAGGAACTACAAAGTTATAATGCATAACAGAATCACCAACAATTTTTCTACAAACCGCAGAAGTTTACAGGTATAAAAGTCTGCGGCTtccacatattttatttgaagaaattCGATTTATGTCGACTGTCTCGCCGCCGAATACCGTGTTAACATAGCCTAACGGTCCCGAACAATGCTTTCCATGCGGCCAGTGCTGGATAAACTTCCAAATGGTTCACAAAACCAGCTTCCACATTTTAAACTCAAATTTTAGAAGCATAAAGGCGAAAATACCATGTTTGCAACGTTCGACCAGATAATCATTCATGTAAATGGTATGCCATCGTACCAACGTTACGTAGTTTGCTCCCGATATGAAGGCAAGTCAAAATGAATGGATTAGGCAAACAAATCCTGTTTAGCTAATGGGTTTCAAGTTTAAATCTTACTATATCACCTGATATGGTAAGATTTGTACCTACAAagcgtatatatttttgatcaaaGGGTAGTAAATTATGGCATACCACGTATCGATAGAAAATAGCAACGcgctttttattaatttctgtgCTTAACCACAGAAATGTTTACgtgttaacaaaataaaatctgctCTCTAATCGAAACGTTTTAAAACGAAGGAAGTATTTGTACTTCTGCCACCATAGAGCGTCGGATCCCAAGATCCCCTTTCCTAACTTTTCTTCGCCACTGAAattacgactatgaagaatatttgcataatattttttttgatataatatttatgtcaataattaatacattaatCCATTTGCGTattcaatcaaatatttgcatatttttgttCGTATTCgggtaaatattttactgaagGTATTTGAAGGTAGAACatcaaatatatgtttattaatattaaaactattacgctggaaatataaaatgtattcgaCGTTTTCCCGAGGGTGCTCGGTAATGAAATGACGAGAGGACGTACGTATTCTACGATGAAACATCTATCGGAGGAGTATTCTGAtgataatataggtattactGGGGATGCATCAAAGATCAGTGACAAAAACGAGGGTAATTTGATTCGAGCAAATATTGCTGTCtattcaattataaaaaatgcaaatattatctaaaacCTACAgtagataaattaattctttaaCAATTGCATAACTACAGCTAAAAAATACGTACGtaattttacaagtttataaattatagttttatataaactgtgtgatttaaaaaattacaaaaaaacaacaaaagaaTAAAGAAAGGGCCTTCACAGGAAGATACAAAGATACACAATACACAATTGATTACACAGACACAATAAACAATTGATCTAATCATTTTAATTGCAGtcacttatataaaaaacttatctTGAAGGTAGAATTCGGTTTTACTTGCCAGTATTGTCTTTATTGTCAGCCACGATGGACTTCGTCAACAAAGTGGTCGTAATCACTGGCGCCAGTTCCGGAATCGGAGCAGCTGCTGCAACAATGTTCGCGAACCAATCCGCCAAACTTGTGCTCGTCGGCCGAAACGAAACTGCTTTGAAGGATGTCGCCGATAAATGTGAGGCGGCCAAAGGAAACAAACCAATAATCGTCAAAGCTGAACTaaatattgatgatgatgtcaaaaatattgttgctAAAGCTGTTCAGCACTTCGGACGCATAGATGTTCTTGTTAATAACGCCGGGATTGGGGTACGAGGTAGCATTCGGGATGGAGTCGAACTATACGACAGAGCAATGGCAACAAATGTTCGAGCCCCTTACTTATTAATCAGTCTTGCTACACCGCACCTTGTGAAGTCTAAGGGAAATATCGTGAATGTCTCCAGCGTTGCTGCATTCAAGCCTATTAGGGACGTGGATTTCTTGCCATACTGCACGTCTAAGGCTGCCCTTGATCAGATTACGAAGTGTGTAGCTATTGAGTTAGCTAAGGATGGTGTGAGGGTTAATTCGGTTAATCCTGGCGCTACGAGGACACCGTTCGTTCAATCGGCAGGCTTCAGTAAAGAACAGATGCAGGAATTGTACAAAGCGAGAGATAAAACTCTGCCGCTTGGGAAAATGGCTGAAAGTGCGGATGTGGCggatttaattgtttatttggcAAGCGACCGAGCCCGCAGTATCACGGGATCTATTTATGTGATAGATAACGGAGAATTGTTGTCTTAGCCGCCCTTTGTTTTATAGTGGAATGGTGCTTTATTGTGCTAAGAATTGTGTTAGAAATACTCGACAATCGGAAATATGTAGTACTTAATtcgagtttattttattttgaatttatttttgtttattcaaattattttaatgtagaatttatgataatttggtaagtattaaaattataaattatcgaattaaaattgtagcttttataaaataaacataatctAGTGTAAGTATTGCCTCATTTTGCAATGATTGGTAGAGGTTATTATAATCATTTGTTTTGAGAACTCgtataatagaaatatcacaaagtatattataaaaaaactaagtcGTTCGGCTAGCAAGTTGcgttttcattcatttcagtTCCAAAATAAGACCTTCATAACTTCTGGTACAAAGAACTATCGTACATTAGTTCAACTTTTGGCTCTGCATAAATAAAGTTAGCGTGTGTAATAGACTTATATACTACAAGAATAAGAACATACGAGTGTAAAGGCTTTACCAGCCACATAAACAGCTCAGTTAGCTTTGCTAATATAGCTCGTGTTCTTATAACCATTAGTCTTCATTTCACTTGTACTGAATACGGAGTGCAAAGGAAAAGTTATGGCGGACTCAAATGAGGAATATTTCTGTGTAGTTAGGATGTTAAACAagacttatttaataaataaaagctagtaGCTGCTGCGTAATGATAAAACTGCGGGAGTAACTGAAAGTTTGCTACTATTCGCTACGTAATAATTTAGTGTAAAGTGTAcctttagtatttttatttaatttttccctCAGGTGTTTTCGGTAATATAagaaatttagatttaaaataaattatttctatgaTAGTCATTAGTCAAATCTAATTAGTAACTTTGCGTGAAAAATCCGTACACACAATTTTTAGACTTCGATCACGTTTttgacaaagacaaaaattactttaaaaggaaaaaaaagacaaatatgTTATTGTATGACAcagatgataaatattaaactggCAACTACACACTAGAGGAGAAAaggtgtaataaaataatgcaatagatgattaaataaataaatagtattattttgtgCAGCCAGGGCATTGAGGACGTGCGCGCGACCGCCCTCGGGGGATTTGCGCGCTcagattttcaatttttatttgcgcTTGTAAGTGCTGACACAGAGGCTTCTGACAAGCAGGGTGAAAATGACCttacacataaaattatatgaaataaaaaaatcaatcacgAGTTCTTTGAACctaaatttatataggtacgaCTAGACTATCTCAATACCAAtagaa
Encoded proteins:
- the LOC128674052 gene encoding uncharacterized oxidoreductase TM_0325-like; the protein is MDFVNKVVVITGASSGIGAAAATMFANQSAKLVLVGRNETALKDVADKCEAAKGNKPIIVKAELNIDDDVKNIVAKAVQHFGRIDVLVNNAGIGVRGSIRDGVELYDRAMATNVRAPYLLISLATPHLVKSKGNIVNVSSVAAFKPIRDVDFLPYCTSKAALDQITKCVAIELAKDGVRVNSVNPGATRTPFVQSAGFSKEQMQELYKARDKTLPLGKMAESADVADLIVYLASDRARSITGSIYVIDNGELLS